A window of Deltaproteobacteria bacterium contains these coding sequences:
- a CDS encoding UbiD family decarboxylase, which translates to MFDDLRGFLAHLDDMGQLKTVKDEVSVKYEIAAGMRKTSDIEGPALLFENVKDYSGWRVLGGLFATRKLVALGLGVPQDELLERYMTLEDKRIPPEIVATGPCKEIKWTGDQIDLTKLPIVTHASKDCGPYVTIGMQIGKDPDTGIRNMSIHRMLVLGKDKLSLWAPADHHLGRMILKAEEKGKGLEVATAVGVDPAIVVASQARVPFGIDEFHVAGGLRGAAVKLVKCESIDVEVPAFAEVIIEGVTIPGERVPDGPYGEYPGCYSEAKQAPVLKVTAITMRKNPIWQTALTGMPVTENHTLIEYGNAAVVYREVRKIVPEVKGVNMTPGGTFRHHVIVSIKKRAENEGRNVILALLSMGIGLKQVIVVDDDIDPFDPMQVDWAMATRFQADKDAIIIPRIACSTLDPSCPEARVTAGLGIDATAPLKEHWRFEKVEIPGVDKVKYI; encoded by the coding sequence ATGTTTGACGATCTAAGAGGTTTTCTCGCGCATCTCGACGATATGGGCCAGTTGAAGACGGTCAAGGACGAGGTCAGCGTCAAGTACGAGATCGCCGCCGGCATGCGCAAGACTTCCGATATCGAGGGGCCGGCGCTTTTGTTCGAGAACGTAAAAGACTATTCCGGCTGGCGCGTGCTGGGCGGGTTGTTCGCGACGCGCAAATTGGTCGCCCTCGGCCTCGGCGTGCCCCAGGACGAACTGCTCGAACGCTACATGACCCTGGAAGACAAACGTATCCCTCCCGAGATCGTCGCCACCGGTCCGTGCAAAGAAATCAAATGGACCGGCGATCAAATCGATCTGACCAAGCTGCCGATCGTCACCCACGCCAGCAAAGACTGCGGGCCGTACGTCACCATCGGCATGCAGATCGGCAAAGATCCTGACACTGGCATCCGCAATATGTCGATTCACCGCATGTTGGTGCTCGGCAAGGACAAGCTCTCGCTTTGGGCGCCGGCGGATCATCATCTAGGACGAATGATTTTGAAGGCCGAGGAAAAGGGCAAGGGATTGGAAGTCGCCACCGCGGTTGGCGTCGATCCGGCGATCGTCGTGGCGTCGCAAGCGCGGGTGCCGTTTGGTATCGACGAATTTCACGTCGCCGGCGGACTACGCGGCGCGGCGGTGAAATTGGTCAAATGCGAATCGATCGATGTCGAAGTTCCCGCCTTCGCCGAAGTAATTATCGAAGGCGTGACGATTCCCGGCGAGCGCGTGCCGGACGGACCTTACGGCGAATATCCCGGCTGTTACAGCGAAGCCAAACAAGCGCCGGTGTTGAAAGTCACGGCGATCACGATGCGCAAAAATCCGATCTGGCAGACTGCGCTCACCGGCATGCCGGTGACCGAGAATCACACGCTGATCGAATACGGCAACGCCGCGGTGGTTTACCGCGAAGTGCGGAAAATCGTCCCAGAAGTGAAAGGCGTCAACATGACGCCGGGCGGCACGTTTCGTCATCACGTGATTGTCTCCATCAAGAAGCGCGCCGAGAACGAAGGGCGCAACGTGATTCTCGCGCTGCTGTCGATGGGTATCGGTTTGAAGCAAGTGATCGTCGTCGACGACGACATCGATCCGTTCGATCCGATGCAAGTGGACTGGGCGATGGCGACGCGCTTTCAAGCCGACAAAGACGCGATCATCATCCCGCGCATCGCCTGCTCGACGTTGGACCCTTCTTGTCCCGAAGCGCGCGTCACCGCGGGCTTGGGCATCGACGCGACCGCGCCGCTGAAAGAGCACTGGAGATTCGAGAAAGTAGAAATCCCCGGCGTCGACAAGGTGAAGTATATTTAG